The proteins below are encoded in one region of Planifilum fimeticola:
- a CDS encoding UxaA family hydrolase yields the protein MPGDRSSGLTELKPERRSSATHKFLIHKRGDHVGVATSDIEAGEEVIGVYMDDDTTILVKARDFIPLGHKIAIVARDPGDPVLEYGIRIGIASEGWKVGDYVHTHNLKSARW from the coding sequence ATGCCGGGAGACCGGAGCAGCGGGTTGACGGAATTGAAACCGGAGCGGCGTTCCTCTGCTACACACAAGTTTCTGATTCACAAACGGGGAGACCACGTCGGCGTGGCTACGTCGGATATCGAAGCGGGTGAAGAGGTGATAGGCGTTTACATGGATGACGACACCACCATCCTTGTGAAGGCCCGCGATTTCATTCCCCTTGGGCATAAAATCGCCATCGTGGCCCGCGATCCCGGCGATCCGGTGTTGGAATACGGTATTCGCATCGGTATTGCGTCCGAAGGATGGAAGGTCGGCGATTATGTGCACACCCACAATTTGAAGAGTGCGAGGTGGTAA
- a CDS encoding tripartite tricarboxylate transporter TctB family protein, whose amino-acid sequence MTLLRVGKEPFLALLVLALGLLALWETRELNEMSAVFPQTVGGILTGLGLFYLLYSLFRPVSRKGGTAVDRRRVLLMTTAMVGYVLLIGVIGFLPATLVFTGFSAWVLQGRESASLSRAMLFAVVVSVGFFLLFRYVFLVPFPTGIFGN is encoded by the coding sequence GTGACGTTGTTAAGGGTCGGTAAGGAACCGTTCCTTGCCCTTCTCGTGTTGGCGCTGGGCTTGTTGGCCTTGTGGGAGACGAGGGAGTTGAACGAAATGAGCGCCGTGTTTCCGCAAACCGTGGGAGGGATTCTCACCGGGCTGGGCCTCTTCTATCTGCTGTACAGTTTGTTTCGCCCCGTTTCAAGAAAGGGAGGGACGGCTGTCGACCGAAGACGCGTCCTTCTCATGACTACGGCGATGGTGGGTTATGTGTTGCTCATCGGGGTGATCGGTTTTCTGCCTGCTACGTTGGTTTTTACCGGATTTTCTGCATGGGTTTTGCAAGGGCGGGAGAGCGCATCGCTCAGCCGGGCCATGCTGTTTGCGGTCGTGGTCAGCGTCGGATTCTTTCTCCTCTTCCGCTATGTCTTTTTGGTCCCGTTTCCTACGGGGATCTTTGGGAATTGA
- a CDS encoding tripartite tricarboxylate transporter permease, whose translation MLAEIASSLFDPVNLLFMVLGVAGGIIVGALPGLTATMALALMLPFTFSMNPEAALIMLGGIYIGAIYGGSISAILINTPGTPSSIATTFDGYPLTCKGKAEHALVTAAFSSGVGGVLGGFALLFLSPLLADFALKFGPPEYFWVAIFGLTIIATLSTGSMLKGFIGGAFGLLLSTIGIAPIGGESRFTFGFAPLQGGLDLTVVLIGLFCIPEVIAMVEKSGSAGHKPFYRRVKGVARSVIAQLVKKPLLYLRSSVIGIITGIIPGAGGNVASLLSYDMTVRFSKEKRSFGKGNLEGVAASESGNNAEVGGSLVPLLSLGIPGAPPAAVLLGALMIQGITPGPDLYTNYPELVYTFIWAFILANVLMFVLAFFGSRYVAHIINLPSYYLAPLIVFLAVVGSYAIRNSLLDVFMMVGFGILGYLAKRVGFDPGPIVLGLILGPIAETGLSQTMLMGQAQGNIWSLFFTRPISLVLILLCAASLLWPIVSRFAGFTKKEGSGSDVVKGR comes from the coding sequence TTGCTCGCTGAAATCGCATCTTCTCTGTTTGATCCGGTTAATCTGTTGTTCATGGTTCTCGGGGTAGCGGGCGGAATCATCGTTGGTGCCCTTCCGGGTTTGACGGCCACAATGGCTCTAGCCCTGATGCTTCCGTTCACCTTTTCCATGAATCCGGAAGCGGCGCTGATCATGCTCGGGGGCATCTATATCGGGGCTATTTACGGCGGGTCCATTTCCGCCATCCTGATCAACACACCAGGTACCCCTTCGTCGATCGCCACCACCTTTGACGGTTATCCCTTGACCTGCAAGGGAAAGGCCGAACACGCGCTGGTTACGGCGGCCTTCAGTTCGGGGGTGGGGGGCGTGTTAGGTGGATTCGCCTTGCTCTTTCTTTCGCCCCTCCTGGCGGATTTCGCGCTCAAATTTGGTCCGCCGGAGTATTTCTGGGTCGCCATTTTTGGACTCACGATCATCGCAACGCTTTCCACTGGTTCCATGTTGAAAGGATTTATCGGCGGGGCATTCGGACTGTTGCTCAGCACGATTGGGATCGCCCCGATAGGAGGGGAATCCCGGTTCACCTTCGGTTTTGCCCCTCTACAGGGGGGACTCGACTTGACCGTGGTCCTGATCGGATTGTTCTGCATTCCCGAAGTGATCGCGATGGTCGAAAAAAGCGGATCCGCCGGTCACAAGCCTTTCTATCGCAGGGTCAAGGGGGTTGCCCGCAGCGTGATCGCCCAGCTGGTCAAAAAACCGTTGCTGTACCTTCGCTCGTCGGTGATCGGAATCATCACGGGGATCATACCGGGTGCCGGCGGCAATGTCGCCAGTCTGCTCTCCTACGACATGACGGTTCGATTTTCTAAAGAGAAGCGCTCCTTTGGCAAAGGAAACCTGGAAGGCGTCGCCGCCTCGGAATCGGGCAATAATGCGGAGGTCGGCGGTTCTTTGGTGCCCCTCCTTTCCTTAGGGATTCCCGGAGCGCCTCCCGCGGCTGTTCTCCTGGGTGCACTGATGATCCAGGGAATCACGCCGGGGCCCGATCTATACACCAATTACCCGGAATTGGTTTACACCTTTATCTGGGCGTTCATCTTGGCCAATGTGCTGATGTTTGTGTTGGCCTTTTTCGGCTCGCGGTACGTGGCCCACATCATCAATTTGCCTTCTTACTATCTGGCGCCCCTCATCGTTTTTCTCGCGGTGGTCGGCTCGTACGCCATTCGCAACAGCCTGCTTGACGTATTCATGATGGTCGGATTTGGGATCCTCGGGTATCTGGCCAAACGGGTGGGATTTGATCCGGGACCCATCGTGCTGGGACTGATTCTGGGACCGATCGCCGAAACCGGGCTATCCCAAACGATGTTGATGGGCCAAGCCCAGGGGAACATTTGGAGCCTGTTTTTCACCCGGCCGATCTCCCTCGTGTTGATTCTGCTGTGTGCTGCATCCCTCTTGTGGCCGATTGTCAGCCGGTTCGCAGGATTTACGAAAAAAGAAGGGAGTGGCAGTGACGTTGTTAAGGGTCGGTAA